CGACAGAATCGTGCCTGCCGGCTGGCGAGGACGATGCGCGTCAATGACCGGCGACGGCAATCAGTTCGAGCGCGGCATTCGCGATTGCCGTAGGCTGATCGCGTTGAACGAAGTGCCCGCTTTGTTCCAGATACACCGCTTTCGTCGCGCTGGAGAGCTCGTGAAAGTCTCGCTGAAGCCGATCCCATTGCGACTGTAACGCGCGCCTGGTCTTTTCGTCCGCGATGTTAGGCGCAGACAGGAATGAAGCGGCACTGAGTACGCGGATGGGCAGGTCGCCGAAAGAACCGGCACACATGCGATCTTTGTCGAGTGCCCCTGTAAGGTTGAGATGCTCTCGGGTTGAATCCGTACGTTTCCACGACCCCTGCCAGAATGAGCGCATACGGGCGAGCGCTCTCGGATCGGACTCCGTTGGAGAGGGGAACAACGGGCCGAGGCAATCGAACTGTCTGGGATGCATCGATTCCGCTAACACCAGACCAAGTACT
This genomic interval from Paraburkholderia sabiae contains the following:
- a CDS encoding alpha/beta fold hydrolase, with amino-acid sequence MVLATDQIPEKLELPKNMRKIRIKDRSIVYDIMGTGAVTVLLETGIGAESAEWSSVACTLANHARVLVYDRAGRGASEPACGARDVQDVQSDLCTLIGATDLSPPFVVIGHSFGGVLVRAFAREHRREVLGLVLAESMHPRQFDCLGPLFPSPTESDPRALARMRSFWQGSWKRTDSTREHLNLTGALDKDRMCAGSFGDLPIRVLSAASFLSAPNIADEKTRRALQSQWDRLQRDFHELSSATKAVYLEQSGHFVQRDQPTAIANAALELIAVAGH